The genomic stretch GTATTCGTCTCTGGGAACACATTGGACTTTTGGAGATTTGGTGCTCTGATAAATTGATAAGTGAAGTGCTCTGCTTGGCTAAACCAAGTAGGGATAAACTAACCAATTTGGAAGAAGTGTCTCTGGTTTGGAAATACCCATGTATCTGTTTGACACGTGTGCATATTTAGTTTGGGAAGTTAATGACATGGCAGTTAAGTTCCTAACATTATTTGCTTTGACTTTTCCTCACACAGTCAACTACACATAAAGGTTGTGAAATGTTAAAAGTAGTCCACTTTGCACCTAAAAAGGTCACAGAACAGTCACATGCATGTTTGTTTCagttctccttttttctttagACAATTAGCATTTAGGAAGCATCACTGCAGCTGAATCACAACCTCTGTATTATAGAATTTGAAAGTTTGATGATGCTACAGGTGTAGTTTAAAAGACTTTACTACTGTCTCATTATAGATggtacttaacccttgtgttgtcttcctgtcaacctcgatgtttttgacaccttttttcacagtttgtttctgctttttccaacgttttaaattgtaaaatttttcttctacacattttcagcgcttatttttatgtcccatattttctgatataaaacaaaaattgaaaacaggtcaatttgactcaaagtcaacacaaggttAACAAGTAGTCCAATTAATGTAGCTTGTTGCCATGGTAGTAGAGAGCTGCTTGGTCTGACACAGTCCCAGTTAACTGCAGGGTTTCTGAAGTGCACTCAGTGATTGTGGACATTGGGAACTATTGCTATCATTGTGCCAGGTAGCAAGCTCTAATAGCATTCAGTAACATCcttagactgtaaaaataataaacattttttaCGGTCTATGGTAACATCTGGGCATCCGCTGAGTCAGTCAATAACGTTGTTCTGTTACAGGGGATGGAGATAGACTGCCAGCCCGAGGAATCCATCGTCTCTTCATTTGATGAGGACTGCGTTGTGCTTGGTGATGTCAAAGACATGATGTTGGAGGCAGAAGCAGTGGTCAATGACGTACTTTTTGCCGTTGCTGAAATGCATGTGTCACAAAGTCTCAACAGCATGTCCGATGTGGCCTACATAAACGTGGAAACAAGAGAGGGAAACCGGTATTGTCTGGAGCTCACAGAGGCAGGACTAAGGGTAAGATGCACCAAAAGTGAGGCACAGTGATTActtgttttatttctcattGTATGCATGTTTTACATAAACCATTCTACCAAACAGGTGGTGGGCTACGCCTTCGATCAAGTGGACGAGGATTTGAACACCCAGTATCATGAGACTGTATACTCTCTTCTAGACAAGCTAAGTCCAGGTTACAGAGAAGCCTTTGGGAATGCTTTGCTCCAACGTCTGGAGAGGCTGAAGCAAAACGGACAATAAGAATGACCAAGATGCTGCATACGTTGACAAGTGGAATAGAGGTTGATGATGTTGGTGTATTTGGCTTTATGCCAATAAGAACCAAGTCTGGTCAAATATTATAGCCCCTTATGTGACATCCACCTGCCTAGCTACCACTACAATAAGGGGTACCCTGCTCTAtcaactgcaaaaaaaattatcatcGAATGACTTCATGTTAGTTTCTCAACTTTAGTGACTGCTAGGGATTGGTTGGATGGGGGATGTTGCAACATTGTGTTGACTTTACTGGGGAAAGATCTTCCAGCTTCCGTGTGATACAAATTTGCAACTGCGTACATTGAAAATTCTGCACATTTTTGTACTCATCAAAATAATCGGAGGAGGCAGCACGTTATAGAAATATTGATCAAGTTTCCCTCTCTGCCCTGCTTGCACTACAGCTGACGACCGAGATCTGCTCAAATACACCCAACTAGTTTTTATTCAGCAAGTGTCTGAAAGAACCAAAGCTATATTCTTTCAACTCATACTGCCTTAATGAccgactttaggttagaaaagtacaaataaaatgcattgaCTTGTGTCAACTTATTTTGTATTGGCGTGAGATAAGGTATTTTGTGGGGCTGACATTTCACATGGAACTTCTTTGAATAGTTTAAGATAGCTAGCACTGTATACAATACCAATTAATTGTTTGGATATTACTTACTCCATACTACATTGAAACTCAAGGTTGCGTTTCAAGCTTTTACTGTAGAGCTGCTTTAAAAATATTGGTTTATTGTGCATGTGACCTGGTTCCTAAGTCAGTGTTATGAAATCTAttttaagaaaacttgtttcTTTTGCAATCGTACCGAGTTCTTTTCTGCTGGCCTTCGCTCGGACTAATAAATTCTCAGAATGACTTCTGTCTTTTTTACCTCATGAAAAACAACCTACGAGTGTCTGACAGCAGGCACACCCAGGCTGAGCAGGAATAAGAATTCAGAACAAGGAAGAGGTTGGTTCCCTCTAAACTGCTGATTTTAGGCACATAAGTTTGCCTATGATTTACAGAGTGTAACAAATGTGTCTGACCAGTACGTTTTGAAAGTGAAAGTTGCTATAATGGATAATTTTATCagaaattttatttaaataaaattaatgtTATTGTTCATATGTGATTCACATAATGCAGCTTTGCTACGGATTAGATTTGAGATTTCTTTATTAGAATTTATTTTCATATACCCAATTACATACATAGTCTAGCGGTACAAGGAGTGTAAGAAATGTTACAAATGTTTTAGTAAAGAATTACAGTATGTACCTTTTCTGACTACACAGCAGTCAGTAAGACAAGACAATTGCATTGTAGTGGAATGTGGTTCAGGGTCATATTCACACAAACCACATTGTTTTACATCCACATCTCATTAGATTGACTGTTAGGTAGGTCACAGCAAAAACCAGCTGTTTATTTCAGGATTCAAGATGTGCGAGTGTGGCAAAGTCTTGCAAACCAGTGAAAGACCTACATCTTAAAAAGCAATTTGATGAATGAATAAAATTAGATCTCAACCTAGTGTCATTAACATGCTTTAGGTTTTTACTCAAAGCTGaatccctttttaaaaagaaacactTATCAGAGAGGTACTGTTGCTAGTTTAGCTCACAATGTGAACTGGGAACCTGATGCAGAACAGGTCTTGTTGGTCGTCGTCGCTCAGTTCCCACTCCACAACCAGCTTTATCTAGAAATGCAGAAGAATGGTtagtaagtttaaaaaaataaaaaaaaggtttgaggAAGTGAAACATGCAACAAGGAGACCAAAAggacatcttttttttaaacaaacacctCTGACCGTCCACAGAGACAGTAATTAATATATTGGGGACATAGAACATTTCTCATGCAACACTGACACTTCATTATCAGTCCAACTGTCCAGCGATGCATGTGGGTCATGCAGACATCAATACAAGTAAACAAGACATGCCATTTGCCTAATTTCTGGTCTTATGTTTTTGACACACGGCTGATTAGATATCACTGAAGGTAAAGCCTCTGTAAACACCACTGCCTAATGTCCAGGGTTGGAATAAGTACATCTATTCAATTATTGtatacaattttaaattaaaacaatattGCAATTTTACTCCACTTCATTGATTCAGTAACTActagttaatttaaaaaatagttttacatacaaaacatgatttaataaaatgtaattcatGG from Perca fluviatilis chromosome 20, GENO_Pfluv_1.0, whole genome shotgun sequence encodes the following:
- the LOC120549107 gene encoding GSK3-beta interaction protein: MEIDCQPEESIVSSFDEDCVVLGDVKDMMLEAEAVVNDVLFAVAEMHVSQSLNSMSDVAYINVETREGNRYCLELTEAGLRVVGYAFDQVDEDLNTQYHETVYSLLDKLSPGYREAFGNALLQRLERLKQNGQ